The Nitrospirota bacterium genome includes a window with the following:
- a CDS encoding methyltransferase has product MATGRLTPAKIMQLGMGFWGSKTLLSAIELGLFTELAKGPLDEGALTKRLQLHPRSAKDFFDALVALGMLKRTGARYANTPETAKFLDRSKSSYAGGILEMCNARLYPFWGSLTEGLRTGKPQNEVKTGEDFFGTLYADPQRLEGFLKAMTGLSIGTAQIIAKKFPWKKYKTFVDVGCAQGGVAVEIALAHKHLTGGGMDLPVVQPVFEAYARERGVAQRLRFHSGNFFNDPLPTCDVIIMGHILHDWNLDEKRLLLRKAYDALSPKGAIIVHEALIDDARKQNAFGLLMSLNMLIETPGGFDFTGADCRTWMKEAGFKRTQVARLAGPDGMVVGFK; this is encoded by the coding sequence TGGGGATCGAAGACGCTTCTCAGCGCGATTGAGCTCGGGCTCTTTACGGAACTCGCCAAAGGACCGCTAGATGAGGGGGCATTGACGAAGCGGCTCCAACTCCATCCTCGCAGCGCGAAGGACTTTTTCGATGCGTTGGTGGCTCTCGGCATGTTGAAGCGGACTGGAGCGAGGTACGCAAATACGCCGGAGACAGCTAAGTTTCTGGATCGATCGAAGTCTTCGTATGCCGGCGGTATCCTCGAAATGTGTAACGCACGGCTCTATCCATTCTGGGGTTCGCTGACGGAGGGCCTTCGCACCGGCAAGCCGCAGAACGAGGTGAAGACAGGCGAGGACTTTTTCGGTACCTTGTATGCCGATCCTCAACGGTTGGAGGGGTTCCTCAAGGCCATGACCGGCTTGAGCATCGGCACCGCACAGATCATTGCCAAGAAGTTTCCCTGGAAAAAATATAAGACGTTTGTGGATGTCGGTTGTGCGCAAGGCGGCGTCGCGGTTGAGATCGCGCTCGCGCACAAACATCTGACGGGCGGGGGGATGGATCTGCCGGTCGTGCAGCCGGTGTTCGAGGCCTACGCGCGGGAACGGGGCGTCGCGCAGCGGCTGCGCTTTCACTCTGGAAATTTCTTCAACGACCCCTTGCCGACGTGCGACGTGATCATCATGGGGCATATCCTTCACGACTGGAATCTGGACGAGAAGAGGCTGCTCCTCCGCAAGGCCTATGATGCGCTGTCGCCGAAGGGTGCGATCATTGTTCACGAAGCCCTCATCGACGACGCGCGGAAACAGAATGCGTTCGGGCTGCTCATGAGCCTCAACATGCTCATCGAAACGCCCGGCGGATTCGACTTCACCGGTGCGGACTGCCGAACGTGGATGAAAGAAGCCGGGTTCAAGCGGACGCAAGTCGCCCGGTTGGCCGGACCGGATGGCATGGTCGTGGGATTTAAGTGA